One window of the Penaeus monodon isolate SGIC_2016 chromosome 1, NSTDA_Pmon_1, whole genome shotgun sequence genome contains the following:
- the LOC119577264 gene encoding polycystic kidney disease protein 1-like 1: MDKNQLHPVTCLIVDFNDGTPPEAHGDATTCASKFPSVENFVGGPLTNPYNVTHVYLQENIYNVSVIVVDFLISLRTLLPVVVAWLPCNPPVVWLPDNATLQQATTVWRSRAFRVDSEAIIVCNGSVASRKSWSMMKVEGEEGIPVSDVILEGVLASWNFSQLSVPPLFLEYGTYCITYRLQLLASKIFPLFRTASTYFKITKSPLQAVIIEGGMSKLSRGYGKPLLLDPVAYSMDPDWPGVKMVKYD; the protein is encoded by the exons Atggacaaaaatcag ctgCATCCTGTCACCTGCCTCATCGTGGACTTCAACGATGGCACGCCCCCGGAGGCCCACGGCGACGCCACCACCTGCGCCTCCAAGTTCCCCTCTGTGGAGAACTTCGTGGGCGGCCCCCTCACCAACCCTTACAACGTGACGCATGTATACTT GCAGGAAAATATCTACAACGTGTCCGTAATCGTGGTCGACTTCCTGATTTCCCTGCGCACATTGCTGCCCGTGGTGGTGGCGTGGCTTCCGTGCAACCCGCCTGTGGTGTGGCTTCCGGACAACGCCACCCTGCAGCAGGCGACGACGGTGTGGCGGTCCAGGGCCTTCAGGGTGGACAGCGAAGCCATCATCGTCTGCAATGGCTCCGTTGCGTCGAG AAAATCCTGGAGCATGATGAAGGTGGAGGGCGAGGAGGGCATCCCTGTCTCAGACGTGATCCTCGAGGGCGTCCTCGCCTCCTGGAACTTCTCGCAGCTCTCCGTGCCGCCCCTGTTCCTCGAGTACGGCACCTACTGCATCACCTACCGCCTGCAGCTCCTGGCCTCCAAGATCTTCCCTCTGTTCCGCACGGCCTCGACTTACTtcaag ATCACCAAGAGTCCTCTCCAAGCTGTCATCATTGAGGGAGGAATGTCCAAGTTGAGCAGAGGCTACGGCAAACCTCTCCTGCTCGACCCCGTCGCCTACTCCATGGACCCTGATTGGCCAGGCGTTAAG ATGGTAAAGTACGACTAA
- the LOC119577275 gene encoding mucin-22-like translates to MIEKDTRFALAKVEVEVMKQPPPVINIVCADEKMCRPSFSGLLVNPSSRVALTTVCTEGCHEEMVYSWTITSTSGAPVVEERTCPDPASAAPPPGDDAAAGSVEGEELALIDAQNDTSQIDSGQTASPTDSQDVTSHTGSGQTASPTDSQDVTSHTDSGQTASPTDAQTHTDSQNSEQMTNTTSHISDNGERETTTSSKPAEPTTTTTRTTTTTTTTTTTTTTTTTTTTTTSTTTSASPSSGEASLSPDPCPPLIPTGKTSKDIAIGNELFTVNPALEEYMVTLQVHTPTGSAGVYVMTLVLNKPPTGGACTVTPPVGRVMVDTFLVECHDWDDPEEAGIDQYSFFMYEPTDGAPLKRTIVATAQPKAELILPLGDFTIMCEIWDKFGTYAEVVVGTIQVEMPTQEEVEEFNAAEKIEYLSAIGNQFKVGMLLTAQSSVREHATWLSLDMDALGNLTKEETDLRLRDITKMNKGALQTAMGTMSFSTLSQLNVGAGVLRAATEGITKSAAASKTVDMEARITALEFLEKLSASVEDIELTSPQDMVPFLSSSLCAMGSIMSGVTEILSGKTSITSLPPTSTQQRTGITKWISAVILMLLFQ, encoded by the exons ATGATCGAGAAGGACACCCGCTTCGCCCTGGccaaggtggaggtggaggttatGAAGCAGCCGCCGCCTGTTATCAATATCGT GTGTGCGGACGAGAAAATGTGCCGACCGTCCTTCTCAGGCCTCTTGGTCAACCCTTCGTCGCGCGTGGCCCTGACGACCGTGTGCACTGAGGGCTGCCACGAGGAGATGGTCTACTCGTGGACCATCACCTCCACGTCGGGGGCGCCCGTGGTGGAGGAGAGGACGTGTCCGGACCCCGCCAGCGCCGCGCCTCCTCCCGGGGACGATGCCGCAGCAGGGAGTGTGGAAGGAGAGGAACTGGCTCTGATAGACGCACAAAACGATACGTCTCAGATCGACTCGGGGCAAACGGCGTCCCCAACAGATTCACAAGACGTGACGTCCCACACAGGCTCGGGGCAGACGGCGTCCCCAACAGATTCACAAGACGTGACGTCCCACACAGACTCGGGGCAGACGGCGTCCCCAACCGACGCACAGACCCACACAGACTCGCAAAACTCGGAACAAATGACAAACACAACTTCACACATTTCCgacaacggagagagagagaccacaacaTCATCGAAACCCGCCGAGCCGACGACAACAACTACaagaacaacaacgacgacgacgaccacgactacaacaacaaccacaacaacaacaaccaccactaCGACTTCGACAACGACTTCCGCGTCGCCTTCTTCCGGAGAGGCCTCGCTCTCTCCGGACCCTTGCCCTCCGC TCATTCCAACTGGCAAGACATCCAAAGACATCGCCATAGGGAATGAACTGTTTACGGTCAACCCTGCGCTTGAGGAATATATGGTCACGTTGCAAGTTCACACGCCTACTGGCTCTGCGG GCGTGTACGTGATGACGCTAGTCCTGAACAAGCCGCCTACAGGAGGGGCCTGCACGGTGACTCCTCCGGTGGGACGCGTCATGGTCGACACTTTCCTGGTGGAGTGCCATGACTGGGACGACCCTGAAGAAGCGGGCATCGACCAGTACTCCTTCTTCA TGTACGAGCCCACAGACGGAGCCCCCCTCAAGCGGACCATCGTGGCCACCGCGCAACCCAAGGCGGAGCTCATTTTGCCTCTGGGGGACTTCACCATCATGTGCGAAATTTGGGACAAATTTGGCACGTACGCCGAGGTGGTGGTTGGCACGATTCAG GTGGAGATGCCGACCCAAGAGGAGGTCGAAGAATTCAACGCCGCCGAAAAGATTGAATATCTCTCGGCCATCGGGAACCAGTTCAAGGTCGGGATGCTCCTGACGGCTCAGTCGTCGGTGCGAGAACACGCTACCTGGCTCTCGCTCGATATGGACGCCCTCGGGAATCTGACGAAGGAGGAGACAGATCTCAGACTCCGGGATATTACTAAG ATGAACAAAGGCGCTCTGCAGACGGCGATGGGGACCATGTCCTTCTCAACCCTGAGTCAGCTGAACGTGGGTGCCGGAGTGCTAAGGGCAGCCACAGAGG GCATCACGAAATCCGCTGCGGCTTCGAAGACCGTGGACATGGAGGCTCGGATAACGGCGCTCGAATTCCTGGAG AAACTGTCGGCGAGCGTGGAGGACATCGAGTTGACGTCACCCCAGGACATGGTTCCTTTCCTGTCCTCGTCCCTGTGCGCCATGGGCTCTATCATGTCG GGCGTGACGGAGATCCTGTCGGGCAAGACGTCGATAACGTCCCTCCCACCGACGTCGACGCAGCAAAGAACTGGGATTACGAAGTGGATATCGGCAGTGATT TTAATGCTGTTGTTTCAGTGA
- the LOC119572951 gene encoding polycystic kidney disease protein 1-like 2, which produces MMNLVKSIGKSVEAKSVEGEVVLAQAPNGASMMVAKVTEEMLNHGMKVAVTKGGGEIQLPTSFCPSRSLGMDACNQTVTLSAVEWPSVTYSYAQSSNQLSKSTKVVSLDVFLNGQPVSVNDTEGIIVSIPRSPEDLPDPILMARDEVVARMVHVPIVYTQFNVSRPGSAVNIEIIANGTSADRSVLLLSHEKMPTPASYEMLIPLSSIPANENDIKDLFLNSSDVRNRTGRFFLGLASLLGNVAMETALKNITKDHLDWEPDVTYSLRVFTSGCYYFDEALDEWSNRGLEVVSTSYVMTQCQASHLTSFASGFFPSPNEINFEFIFANAGFTDNVSIYMTLAFTLALFMVLLIWARYKDREDLKELGVTPLRRQQRGRPLPVRGRGFHR; this is translated from the exons ATGATGAATTTGGTGAAGAGCATCGGCAAGTCCGTGGAGGCTAAGAGCGTCGAGGGGGAGGTGGTCCTCGCTCAGGCTCCCAACGGCGCCTCGATGATGGTCGCCAA AGTAACAGAGGAAATGCTGAACCACGGCATGAAGGTGGCGGTGACGAAGGGCGGCGGAGAGATCCAGCTGCCCACTTCCTTCTGCCCCTCCCGTTCGCTGGGCATGGACGCCTGCAACCAGACCGTCACTCTGTCGGCTGTGGAGTGGCCCTCCGTCACTTAC TCGTATGCCCAGTCGTCGAATCAGTTAAGCAAGAGTACAAAAGTCGTTAGTCTGGACGTGTTTCTGAACGGGCAGCCCGTCTCCGTCAACGATACGGAGGGTATCATCGTCAGCATTCCACGAAGCCCCGAGGATCTGCCAG ACCCGATCCTCATGGCGCGGGATGAAGTGGTGGCGAGGATGGTCCACGTGCCCATCGTCTACACGCAGTTCAACGTCTCGCGTCCCGGCTCGGCCGTGAATATTGAG ATCATTGCCAACGGAACTTCTGCTGATCGCTCTGTTCTCCTGCTTAGCCACGAAAAGATGCCTACTCCTGCTAGCTACGAGATGCTCATTCCGCTGTCCAGTATCCCTGCTAACGAGAatg ATATTAAAGACCTTTTCCTCAACTCGAGCGACGTTAGAAACCGCACCGGCCGTTTCTTCTTGGGTTTGGCGTCGCTCCTGGGTAACGTTGCCATGGAAACGGCCTTGAAGAACATCACCAAAGATCATTTAGA CTGGGAACCGGACGTCACCTACAGCCTGCGCGTCTTCACCTCCGGCTGCTACTACTTCGACGAGGCTCTTGATGAATGGTCCAACAGGGGGCTTGAG GTCGTGTCCACGAGTTACGTGATGACCCAGTGCCAAGCGTCGCATCTCACGTCCTTTGCAAGTGGCTTCTTCCCCTCGCCCAATGAGATCAACTTCGAGTTCATCTTCGCCAATGCTGGTTTTACCGATAACGTGTCTATCTACATGACGCTCGCCTTCACTCTGGCCTTGTTCATGGTGCTCCTTATCTGGGCGCGATACAAGGACCGGGAGGATTTGAAGGAG CTGGGCGTGACCCCGCTGCGCAGACAACAACGTGGACGACCGCTACCTGTACGAGGTCGTGGTTTTCACAGGTAG
- the LOC119575154 gene encoding polycystic kidney disease protein 1-like 2 isoform X1: protein MTNFTHLYKASKEKGMRDRHLWTSVFYRPPRSRYTRIERVGVCAAFVYLSMTMSAMWYNVAPEKPSADSYFDLGAFSLSAEQGAIGLISLVAVYPVIQLMVAMFRYARPRTRKVARSIAARDRQRAEQREEMGLGPEAEMDKAPDVEKGGRKNSVNRRNLKEPFTLPWWFRPVAWLLVLAVVGVSVFFVWAYAMEFGAQKTSRWLTSLLVTFLTSLLIIEPVMVLLGAVIRATCCSKCVSTRVDEDDVDFDEEKTHLYYDEEWQHMKPLDATANRRVHAVKGTSDTSLLESLRQKLVKEREMMLVLRDILAYLAFVMMLGFITYGSRDPSTFLMVSHFRNAFIREGDLYWDYKEKVTHSDRYWLWLKNIMLKELRAQRWYNDEPPYGLRGFLGDKQNRIMGYGILRQVRNKKNVCRPPSGPIRKIVGSCTGPRAMALEDDGDYCAHWGDKEVFPGACSVPEFK from the exons ATGACCAACTTCACCCACCTATACAAGGCGAGCAAGGAGAAAGGCATGAGGGACCGACACCTGTGGACGTCCGTTTTCTATAGACCTCCAag ATCAAGATACACGAGGATAGAGCGAGTGGGCGTGTGTGCAGCCTTTGTGTACCTTTCCATGACGATGAGTGCCATGTGGTACAATGTGGCTCCCGAAAAGCCATCCGCTGACAGTTACTTTGATCTCGGCGCCTTTTCACTTAGTGCAGAACAG GGTGCGATAGGCCTCATTTCCCTGGTGGCCGTGTACCCTGTGATTCAACTGATGGTGGCCATGTTCAGGTACGCGCGACCCCGGACTCGCAAAGTAGCTCGGTCCATAGCGGCGCGCGATCGACAAAGGGCTGAACaac GGGAGGAAATGGGTCTGGGTCCTGAAGCGGAGATGGACAAAGCCCCGGAtgttgaaaagggggggaggaagaacagTGTGAA CAGGAGGAACCTCAAGGAGCCCTTTACCCTACCATGGTGGTTCCGCCCGGTTGCCTGGTTGCTCGTGCTTGCGGTCGTGGGGGTGTCTGTGTTCTTCGTGTGGGCTTATGCGATGGAATTCGGCGCCCAGAAGACAAGTCGTTGGCTCACCTCTTTGCTGGTTACCTTCCTCACTTCGCTGCTCATTATTGAGCCTGTTATG GTGCTGCTCGGCGCGGTGATCAGAGCCACGTGTTGTAGCAAGTGCGTCTCAACCCGCGTTGACGAGGATGACGTTGACTTCGACGAGGAAAAAACGCACCTCTATTACGACGAGGAATGGCAGCACATGA AGCCCCTGGACGCCACGGCCAACCGACGCGTGCACGCCGTCAAGGGCACGAGCGACACGAGCCTCCTGGAGAGCCTGCGTCAGAAGCTGGTGAAGGAGCGCGAGATGATGCTCGTGCTGAGGGACATCCTGGCCTACCTCGCCTTCGTCATGATGCTGGGCTTCATCACCTACGGCAGCCGCgacccctccaccttcctcatgGTCTCGCACTTCCGCAACGCCTTCATCAGGGAGGGAGACCTCTACTGGGACTACAAGGAGAAG GTTACCCACAGCGACCGATACTGGCTGTGGTTGAAAAATATCATGCTGAAGGAATTGAGAGCTCAGCGTTGGTACAATGACGAACCTCCATATGGATTAAGAGGATTCTTAGGTGACAAGCAAAATAGGATTATGGGTTACGGGATCCTACGGCAAGTTAGAAACAAAAAGAACGTCTGCAG acCCCCCTCCGGCCCGATTCGTAAGATCGTGGGTTCGTGCACAGGACCTCGAGCCATGGCGCTTGAGGACGACGGGGACTACTGCGCTCACTGGGGCGACAAGGAGGTCTTCCCAGGGGCGTGCAGTGTGCCGGAGTTCAAGTGA
- the LOC119575154 gene encoding polycystic kidney disease protein 1-like 2 isoform X2, translating into MTNFTHLYKASKEKGMRDRHLWTSVFYRPPRSRYTRIERVGVCAAFVYLSMTMSAMWYNVAPEKPSADSYFDLGAFSLSAEQGAIGLISLVAVYPVIQLMVAMFRYARPRTRKVARSIAARDRQRAEQREEMGLGPEAEMDKAPDVEKGGRKNSVKRNLKEPFTLPWWFRPVAWLLVLAVVGVSVFFVWAYAMEFGAQKTSRWLTSLLVTFLTSLLIIEPVMVLLGAVIRATCCSKCVSTRVDEDDVDFDEEKTHLYYDEEWQHMKPLDATANRRVHAVKGTSDTSLLESLRQKLVKEREMMLVLRDILAYLAFVMMLGFITYGSRDPSTFLMVSHFRNAFIREGDLYWDYKEKVTHSDRYWLWLKNIMLKELRAQRWYNDEPPYGLRGFLGDKQNRIMGYGILRQVRNKKNVCRPPSGPIRKIVGSCTGPRAMALEDDGDYCAHWGDKEVFPGACSVPEFK; encoded by the exons ATGACCAACTTCACCCACCTATACAAGGCGAGCAAGGAGAAAGGCATGAGGGACCGACACCTGTGGACGTCCGTTTTCTATAGACCTCCAag ATCAAGATACACGAGGATAGAGCGAGTGGGCGTGTGTGCAGCCTTTGTGTACCTTTCCATGACGATGAGTGCCATGTGGTACAATGTGGCTCCCGAAAAGCCATCCGCTGACAGTTACTTTGATCTCGGCGCCTTTTCACTTAGTGCAGAACAG GGTGCGATAGGCCTCATTTCCCTGGTGGCCGTGTACCCTGTGATTCAACTGATGGTGGCCATGTTCAGGTACGCGCGACCCCGGACTCGCAAAGTAGCTCGGTCCATAGCGGCGCGCGATCGACAAAGGGCTGAACaac GGGAGGAAATGGGTCTGGGTCCTGAAGCGGAGATGGACAAAGCCCCGGAtgttgaaaagggggggaggaagaacagTGTGAA GAGGAACCTCAAGGAGCCCTTTACCCTACCATGGTGGTTCCGCCCGGTTGCCTGGTTGCTCGTGCTTGCGGTCGTGGGGGTGTCTGTGTTCTTCGTGTGGGCTTATGCGATGGAATTCGGCGCCCAGAAGACAAGTCGTTGGCTCACCTCTTTGCTGGTTACCTTCCTCACTTCGCTGCTCATTATTGAGCCTGTTATG GTGCTGCTCGGCGCGGTGATCAGAGCCACGTGTTGTAGCAAGTGCGTCTCAACCCGCGTTGACGAGGATGACGTTGACTTCGACGAGGAAAAAACGCACCTCTATTACGACGAGGAATGGCAGCACATGA AGCCCCTGGACGCCACGGCCAACCGACGCGTGCACGCCGTCAAGGGCACGAGCGACACGAGCCTCCTGGAGAGCCTGCGTCAGAAGCTGGTGAAGGAGCGCGAGATGATGCTCGTGCTGAGGGACATCCTGGCCTACCTCGCCTTCGTCATGATGCTGGGCTTCATCACCTACGGCAGCCGCgacccctccaccttcctcatgGTCTCGCACTTCCGCAACGCCTTCATCAGGGAGGGAGACCTCTACTGGGACTACAAGGAGAAG GTTACCCACAGCGACCGATACTGGCTGTGGTTGAAAAATATCATGCTGAAGGAATTGAGAGCTCAGCGTTGGTACAATGACGAACCTCCATATGGATTAAGAGGATTCTTAGGTGACAAGCAAAATAGGATTATGGGTTACGGGATCCTACGGCAAGTTAGAAACAAAAAGAACGTCTGCAG acCCCCCTCCGGCCCGATTCGTAAGATCGTGGGTTCGTGCACAGGACCTCGAGCCATGGCGCTTGAGGACGACGGGGACTACTGCGCTCACTGGGGCGACAAGGAGGTCTTCCCAGGGGCGTGCAGTGTGCCGGAGTTCAAGTGA